Proteins encoded together in one Camelina sativa cultivar DH55 chromosome 9, Cs, whole genome shotgun sequence window:
- the LOC104710922 gene encoding serine/threonine-protein kinase D6PKL2-like: protein MEPWIDDLADDLQSVSFTSAGTTVNRSTSSGSRSSSSAAALTPAPSAHGSFSSSKLPPSLRSSLSLSDLRFRLRLGSGDIGSVFLAEFKSLTAVNVTETSAVKLPLLAAKVMDKKELASRSKEGRAKTEREILESLDHPFLPTLYAAIDSPKWLCLLTEFCPGGDLHVLRQKQTYKRFHESAVRFYVSEVIVAIEYLHMLGIVYRDLKPENVLVRSDGHIMLTDFDLSLKCDESTSTPQIVLNRNNLPNGSSDQNENQGMDLHQTTSSSCMIPNCIVPAVSCFHPRIRRRKKKTDHRNNGPELVAEPVDVRSMSFVGTHEYLAPEIVSGEGHGSAVDWWTLGIFMFELFYGTTPFKGMDHELTLANIVARALEFPKEPTIPSAAKDLISQLLAKDPSRRLGSSLGATAVKRHPFFQGVNWALLMCTRPPFLPPPFRKDLLSDDICPETHVDYY from the exons ATGGAACCATGGATTGACGATTTAGCCGACGATTTACAGAGTGTGAGTTTCACATCAGCGGGAACCACCGTGAATCGAAGCACAAGCTCCGGTTCTCGCTCCTCCTCCTCGGCCGCAGCTCTAACACCAGCACCATCAGCTCACGGTTCATTCTCATCCTCGAAACTCCCCCCTTCACTCCGATCGTCTCTGTCACTCTCCGATCTCAGATTCCGTCTCCGTCTCGGTTCCGGAGACATCGGTTCGGTTTTCTTAGCCGAATTCAAATCCCTAACCGCCGTAAACGTAACGGAAACCTCCGCTGTTAAATTACCTCTCTTAGCAGCGAAGGTTATGGATAAAAAGGAGCTCGCGAGCCGGAGCAAAGAAGGTAGAGctaagacagagagagagatactcGAGTCTCTTGATCATCCGTTTCTTCCGACGCTTTACGCCGCCATTGATTCGCCGAAATGGCTCTGTTTGTTAACGGAGTTTTGTCCCGGCGGTGACCTTCATGTTCTCCGTCAAAAACAGACTTATAAACGTTTCCATGAATCCGCCGTCAG ATTCTATGTATCGGAAGTGATCGTGGCTATTGAATATCTTCACATGTTGGGGATTGTTTACCGTGATTTGAAGCCCGAGAACGTGCTGGTTCGATCAGATGGCCACATCATGTTAACCGATTTTGATCTCTCCTTAAAATGTGATGAATCGACTTCTACACCACAGATAGTGCTGAACCGGAACAACCTTCCTAATGGCTCGTCTGACCAGAATGAGAACCAAGGCATGGACCTCCATCAAACCACATCGTCCTCTTGCATGATCCCTAACTGTATTGTCCCTGCTGTCTCTTGTTTCCACCCGAGAATCCGAAGGCGCAAGAAGAAAACCGATCACCGTAACAACGGTCCTGAGCTTGTCGCTGAACCTGTTGACGTCCGGTCCATGTCCTTTGTTGGAACGCATGAGTACTTGGCTCCTGAGATTGTTTCAG GAGAAGGGCATGGGAGTGCGGTGGACTGGTGGACATTGGGGATATTCATGTTCGAGTTGTTCTACGGAACGACGCCATTCAAAGGGATGGACCACGAGTTAACTCTTGCGAACATCGTGGCTCGAGCCCTCGAATTCCCAAAAGAGCCAACGATTCCAAGCGCGGCCAAGGATCTGATCTCTCAGCTACTGGCCAAGGACCCAAGCCGACGGTTAGGATCATCTCTGGGGGCAACGGCCGTGAAACGCCACCCATTTTTCCAAGGAGTTAATTGGGCATTGCTCATGTGTACCCGTCCTCCTTTTCTCCCTCCGCCTTTTCGCAAAGATCTTTTGTCAGACGACATTTGTCCGGAAACCCATGTAGactattattaa
- the LOC104715236 gene encoding probable prolyl 4-hydroxylase 7 — MVASGTPPWVKRKNRSFEFIVFSPTLSLFTLSLDGESFAKPISSVNFITQRDGSVIKMKTSASSFGFDPTCVTQLSWTPRAFLYKGFLTDEECDHFIKLAKGKLEKSMVADNDSGESVESEVRTSSGMFLSKRQDDIVSNVEAKLAAWTFLPKENEESMQILHYENGQXKYEPHFDYFHDQANLELGGHRIAIVLMYLSNVQKGGETVFPMWKGKTTQLKDDSWTECAKQGYAGKKSDFLM, encoded by the exons ATGGTTGCTTCAGGGACTCCTCCATG GGTGAAACGAAAAAATCGAAGTTTCGAGTTCATTGTTTTCTctccgactctctctctctttactctctctcttgACGGCGAATCGTTTGCAAAGCCGATTTCATCCGTAAATTTCATTACGCAAAG agaTGGGTCTGTGATTAAGATGAAAACGAgtgcttcttcttttggttttgatccAACTTGTGTTACTCAACTCTCTTGGACTCCTAG agcTTTTTTGTATAAAGGGTTTCTTACTGATGAGGAGTGTGATCATTTTATCAAATTG GCGAAAGGAAAGCTTGAGAAGTCAATGGTGGCTGATAATGATTCTGGTGAGAGTGTAGAGAGTGAAGTACGGACTAGTTCTGGAATGTTTCTTTCTAAAAGACAg GATGATATAGTTTCTAATGTCGAGGCAAAACTTGCTGCGTGGACCTTTCTTCCCAAAG AAAATGAGGAATCCATGCAAATTTTGCATTATGAGAATGGCCAAAANAAATATGAACCCCATTTTGACTACTTTCACGATCAGGCCAATCTGGAGCTTGGTGGTCATCGGATCGCCATTGTATTGATGTACTTGTCCAATGTTCAAAAGGGCGGAGAGACAGTGTTTCCCATGTGGAAG GGCAAGACAACTCAACTGAAAGACGATAGCTGGACGGAATGTGCAAAACAAGGCTATGCTGGTAAAAAGTCAGATTTTcttatgtaa
- the LOC104710926 gene encoding uncharacterized protein LOC104710926, which yields MMMYCPNLLTTSPTTPSYLPFCHSTRSIPSHFRPSDKNPNLVSIFRAKPRISHSLACFASSSMETTPTSQSSETKPFSVLFVCLGNICRSPAAEGVFRDIVKKRGLDSKFNIDSAGTIDYHEGNMADPRMRSAAKRRGIEITSLSRPIKASDFREFDLILAMDEQNKEDILQAYNGWKARGNFPPDADKKVKLMCSYCKKHNDKFVPDPYYGGAQGFEKVLDLLEDACESLLDSITVES from the exons ATGATGATGTACTGTCCCAACCTCCTCACCACTTCTCCAACAACCCCTTCCTATTTACCATTTTGCCACTCTACTCGCTCTATTCCTTCTCATTTCCGACCATCTGACAAAAACCCGAATCTTGTTTCCATCTTTCGAGCAAAACCCAGAATATCTCATTCCCTTGCGTGCTTTGCATCATCTTCAATGGAGACGACTCCGACTTCGCAGAGCAGCGAAACCAAacctttctctgttcttttcGTCTGTCTTGGAAACATTTGTCGGAGCCCAGCAGCTGAAGGTGTCTTTAGAGATATCGTGAAGAAGAGAGGTCTCGATTCCAAATTCAACATTGATTCTGCTGGAACCATTGATTATCACGAG GGTAATATGGCGGATCCGAGAATGAGAAGTGCTGCGAAACGTCGAGGGATTGAGATAACATCCTTATCCAGACCGATTAAGGCATCTGATTTCAGGGAATTTGATCTCATTCTTGCTATGGATGAACAGAACAAAG AGGACATATTGCAGGCTTATAATGGATGGAAAGCCAGAGGCAATTTCCCGCCCGATGCTGATAAAAAG GTTAAGCTAATGTGTTCGTATTGCAAGAAACACAATGACAAGTTTGTTCCTGATCCATACTACGGCGGAGCTCAAGGTTTTGAGAAG GTACTGGACTTACTTGAAGATGCTTGTGAGTCTTTGCTGGACAGTATCACCGTGGAAAGTTGA